A portion of the Pan troglodytes isolate AG18354 chromosome 10, NHGRI_mPanTro3-v2.0_pri, whole genome shotgun sequence genome contains these proteins:
- the GABARAPL1 gene encoding gamma-aminobutyric acid receptor-associated protein-like 1 isoform X1, producing the protein MKFQYKEDHPFEYRKKEGEKIRKKYPDRVPVIVEKAPKARVPDLDKRKYLVPSDLTVGQFYFLIRKRIHLRPEDALFFFVNNTIPPTSATMGQLYEVMLLVAQYWMPSSAVWHPLALVLDALITHLRSGAEGVIYPDPLTYGSVRL; encoded by the exons ATGAAGTTCCAGTACAAGGAGGACCATCCCTTTGAGTATcggaaaaaggaaggagaaaagatccGGAAGAAATATCCGGACAGGGTCCCC gTGATTGTAGAGAAGGCTCCAAAAGCCAGGGTGCCTGATCTGGACAAGAGGAAGTACCTAGTGCCCTCTGACCTTACCG TTGGCCAGTTCTACTTCTTAATCCGGAAGAGAATCCACCTGAGACCTGAGGACGCCTTATTCTTCTTTGTCAACAACACCATCCCTCCCACCAGTGCTACCATGGGCCAACTGTATGAGGTAATGCTTCTGGTCGCACAATACTGGATGCCGTCCAGTGCAGTCTGGCATCCTCTAGCCCTCGTTCTAGATGCGTTGATAACACATCTGAGAAGTGGGGCAGAAGGTGTTATTTATCCGGATCCtcttacatatggcagtgtaagGCTCTGA
- the GABARAPL1 gene encoding gamma-aminobutyric acid receptor-associated protein-like 1 isoform X2, producing MKFQYKEDHPFEYRKKEGEKIRKKYPDRVPVIVEKAPKARVPDLDKRKYLVPSDLTVGQFYFLIRKRIHLRPEDALFFFVNNTIPPTSATMGQLYEDNHEEDYFLYVAYSDESVYGK from the exons ATGAAGTTCCAGTACAAGGAGGACCATCCCTTTGAGTATcggaaaaaggaaggagaaaagatccGGAAGAAATATCCGGACAGGGTCCCC gTGATTGTAGAGAAGGCTCCAAAAGCCAGGGTGCCTGATCTGGACAAGAGGAAGTACCTAGTGCCCTCTGACCTTACCG TTGGCCAGTTCTACTTCTTAATCCGGAAGAGAATCCACCTGAGACCTGAGGACGCCTTATTCTTCTTTGTCAACAACACCATCCCTCCCACCAGTGCTACCATGGGCCAACTGTATGAG GACAATCATGAGGAAGACTATTTTCTGTATGTGGCCTACAGTGATGAGAGTGTCTATGGGAAATGA